The genomic region GGCACCGCACCGGCCGCGAAGAACATCGGACTGTTGATCGGGATGGGCCTGGTGTTCTTCGTCGTCTACTACGTGCTGTTCCGGTTCGCGATCACGAGGTGGAACATGCGCACTCCCGGCCGGGAGCCGGAGGCCGAGTTCGAGGCCGAGGAGCGGGCGAACATCGGGGAGGGCGCGGAATCGGCGACCGCGGTGGCGGCAGGCGGTACGGCGACCGCGACGATCGCAGCTCCGGCGGACAGCAGAGCCGAACAGGTCATCGAGGCGTTCGGCGGCCGGCAGAACCTGGTCAATGTCGACGCCTGCATCACGCGCCTGCGCATGGAGGTCGCCGACAAGGGCAAGGTCGATCAGGCCCGGCTGAAGAGTCTGGGCGCAGCGGGTGTGGTCGAGGTCGGCAACAGCGTGCAGGCGGTGTTCGGCACCCAGGCCGAGGCGCTCAAGAACGCCATCCTCGACGTCCTCTAGACCAATTTCACGCCCGTGGCCTGGGAATACCTAGCCAATCTCGCTTTCGATGTTTTGTGCGCGCGCCCAGGTGGTAATCGACTGTCATGTTCCTGAACGGCGATTTCTCAAAGCGATTGTTCATTGCTGGCGCAGCGGCTGCTGCCCTGGCCATCACACCGCTTGGTGTGCCGACGGCGCTCGCTGAGCCGGCACCGCCGCCGCCGTGCGCCGACGTCAACGCACCGGGCTGCGCAACTGCCGGACCCGGCGGCGTCCAGGCCACGGTTCCCGGTGCAGGTGCTGTGGCTGGCCCGGAGGGGGCCGGAGCGACCGTGCCCGGTGCCGGTGCTGAAGCTGGCCCCGGCGGAGCCGCTGCCACCGTTCCCGGCGCAGGCGCCACTGCGGGGCCCGATGGAGCCCAAGCCAACGTCCCTGGTGCCGGCGCTGAAGCCGGACCCGGCGGCGCGGCAGCCACCGTTCCCGGCGCGGGTGCTGAAGCGGGACCCGGCGGCGCCAGTGCCACCGTTCCCGGTGCCGGTGCCGAAGCAGGTCCCGGCGGCGCCAGCGCCAACGTTCCAGGTGCCGACGCCAACGTCGGCCCCGGCGGTGGCCAGTTCTGCATCGACAACGTCGGTTGCGTCGGCGGTGCGCGGTAACCACACCAGTCACAACTGAACAGCATGCAGGCCAGGGCTGAGCCCTGGCCTGCATGCTGTGGTGGAGATGGCGATTTGAAACTCGATGCGCCACACCAGCCATACACTCGGGCAATAAGCGGAATCCGCTCAGCGAGGAGCACAGCCCATGTCGATCACCGAGCCTGTCAGCAAGTCCGTCACCCAGCCTGCGAACGAGTCGGTCACTGGGTCGGTCACTGAGTCCGTCAACCAGGATGTGGCCGCCACGCAGCAGTACTTCGACAGTCCGCGCTTTGAGGGGATTACCCGGCTCTACACGGCCCGCCAGGTCGCCGAGCAGCGCGGCACGATCCCCATTGACTACACCGTCGCCCGGGAGACGGCGGCGGCGTTTTACACCCGCCTGCGCGAACTCTTCTCCCAGCACAAGAGCATCACCACCTTCGGCCCGTACTCGCCAGGTCAGGCCGTCACGATCAAGCGCATGGGCATCGAGGGCATCTATCTCGGCGGGTGGGCGACCTCGGCCAAGGGGTCACTGAGCGAGGACCCCGGCCCCGACCTGGCCAGCTACCCGCTGAGCCAGGTACCCGACGAGGCGGCCGGACTGGTACGCGCGCTGCTCACCGCGGACCGCAATCAGCTGTACCTACGGCTGCGTATGACCGACGCCGAGCGCGCCGCGACCCCGGCAGTCGACTTCCGGCCGTTCATCATCGCCGACGCCGACACCGGTCACGGCGGAGATCCGCACGTCCGCAACCTGATCCGCAGATTCGTCGAGGTCGGCGTGCCGGGCTATCACATCGAGGACCAACGCCCCGGCACCAAGAAGTGCGGCCATCAGGGCGGCAAGGTGCTGGTGCCCTCCGACGAACAGATCAAGCGACTCAACACCGCCCGCTTCCAACTCGACATCATGCGGGTGCCCGGCATCATCGTCGCGCGCACCGACGCCGAGGCGGCCAACCTGATCGACAGCCGTGCCGACGAACGCGACCAGCCGTTCGTCCTTGGTGTCACCAACCTGAGGATCCCGCCGTACAAGGCGTGCTTCCTGGCCCTGGTGCGCAGCTTCCACGACGCGGGTGTCACCGCCCTCAACGGTCATCTGCTCTACGCGCTTCCCGACGACGAGTACGCCGCCGCCGACGCGTGGCTCGAGCGCCAGGGCATCAAGAAGGCCGTGACCGAGGCCGCGTCCGGGTGGCGGGCCGACGGGGACCAGTCGGTCGACGATCTCTTCGACCGCGTGGAGTCGCAGTTCGTCGAGGCCTGGCAGGAGGATGCCGGGCTGCAGACCTACGGCGAGGCTGTGGCGGAGCTGCTCGAGTTCCGCGAGCGCGAGGGCGAACCGCAGGACATGAAGGCAGCGGACTGGCGCCTGTTCGCCAAGACCGCATCGCTGCACTCCGCGCGCGAGCGGGCAAGGCAGCTGGGGGTTGACGCCCCATGGGACTGCGAACGGTCCAAGACACCCGAGGGCTACTACCAGGTCCGCGGCGGCATCCCCTATGCGATCGCCAAATCACTTGCGGCAGCGCCGTTCGCCGACATCCTGTGGATGGAGACCAAGACCGCGGACCTCGCGGATGCGAAGCAGTTCGCCGACGCGATCCACAGCGTCTATCCCGACAAGATGCTGGCGTACAACCTGTCCCCCTCGTTCAACTGGGACACCACCGGTATGAGCGACGACGAGATGCGCGCCTTCCCCGAGGAGATCGGGAAGATGGGCTTCGTCTTCAACTTCATGACCTATGGCGGGCACCAGGTCGACGGCGTCGCCGCCGAGGAGTTCGCCAGCGCGCTACGCCAGGACGGCATGCTCGC from Mycolicibacterium sp. YH-1 harbors:
- the aceA gene encoding isocitrate lyase ICL2 translates to MSITEPVSKSVTQPANESVTGSVTESVNQDVAATQQYFDSPRFEGITRLYTARQVAEQRGTIPIDYTVARETAAAFYTRLRELFSQHKSITTFGPYSPGQAVTIKRMGIEGIYLGGWATSAKGSLSEDPGPDLASYPLSQVPDEAAGLVRALLTADRNQLYLRLRMTDAERAATPAVDFRPFIIADADTGHGGDPHVRNLIRRFVEVGVPGYHIEDQRPGTKKCGHQGGKVLVPSDEQIKRLNTARFQLDIMRVPGIIVARTDAEAANLIDSRADERDQPFVLGVTNLRIPPYKACFLALVRSFHDAGVTALNGHLLYALPDDEYAAADAWLERQGIKKAVTEAASGWRADGDQSVDDLFDRVESQFVEAWQEDAGLQTYGEAVAELLEFREREGEPQDMKAADWRLFAKTASLHSARERARQLGVDAPWDCERSKTPEGYYQVRGGIPYAIAKSLAAAPFADILWMETKTADLADAKQFADAIHSVYPDKMLAYNLSPSFNWDTTGMSDDEMRAFPEEIGKMGFVFNFMTYGGHQVDGVAAEEFASALRQDGMLALARLQRKMRLVESPYRTPQTLVGGPRSDAALAASSGRTATTKSMGKGSTQHQHLVQTEVPKKLLEEWLALWGEHYNLGESFRVQLRPRRAGGEVLELGIYGKRDEGEELLANVLVDPIKDRHGRSILTVRDQNTFAEQLRQKRLMTLIHLWLIHRFKADAVYYVTPTEDNVYQTEKMKSHGIFRDVHQDVGEIVVADVNHDRIDELLAPDREALQRLIRKED